From Chryseobacterium tructae, one genomic window encodes:
- a CDS encoding Rossmann-like and DUF2520 domain-containing protein, with translation MQIVIIGSGNVAFHIAKAFTLKGISLAQIFGRNEKELSKISEELNIPYSTEHLEDADLYIICVSDNSVGEVSKRIAKKNCLVAHTSGSLPKETLNGEYRKASFYPLQTFSKSKELEYDKIPFFIEAENEEDTKILFELASRVSKNVMESNHEKRKYIHLTAVFACNFVNHLFSRAKEISDSQEIPFDYFLPLIDETVQKIHEIEPKMAQTGPAVRNDLRVLELHEQLLQDEESLTIYKTMNHSIQKMYEL, from the coding sequence ATGCAAATTGTAATTATCGGTTCCGGAAATGTAGCTTTTCATATCGCAAAGGCGTTCACTTTGAAAGGTATTTCCCTTGCCCAAATTTTTGGGCGGAACGAAAAGGAATTGAGTAAAATTTCTGAAGAGCTAAATATTCCTTATTCTACGGAACATCTGGAAGATGCTGATCTGTATATCATCTGTGTAAGTGATAATTCTGTAGGAGAAGTCTCGAAAAGAATTGCTAAAAAGAATTGTCTGGTAGCTCATACTTCCGGCTCACTTCCGAAGGAAACGTTAAATGGAGAATACAGAAAGGCAAGTTTCTATCCGTTACAGACTTTTTCAAAATCCAAAGAGCTGGAATATGACAAAATTCCGTTTTTCATTGAAGCCGAAAATGAAGAGGATACAAAAATACTCTTTGAACTGGCTTCAAGGGTTTCAAAAAATGTGATGGAAAGCAATCATGAAAAAAGGAAATATATTCATCTAACAGCTGTTTTTGCCTGCAATTTTGTGAATCATCTTTTTTCAAGAGCTAAAGAAATTTCAGATTCCCAGGAAATTCCGTTCGATTATTTTTTACCATTGATTGATGAAACAGTTCAGAAGATCCATGAGATAGAACCTAAAATGGCTCAGACTGGGCCTGCGGTAAGAAATGATCTTAGGGTTTTAGAATTACATGAGCAGTTATTACAAGACGAAGAAAGTCTTACCATTTATAAGACAATGAATCATTCTATTCAAAAAATGTATGAGTTATAA
- a CDS encoding RNA polymerase sigma factor, whose translation MKIKDAEIISLMQNPRTQDKGVRALMDAYQSRLYWHIRRIIVDGDLAQDTLQETFIKAYQNFHQFKNDSQLYTWLYRIATNEALQQVNKLKKMQKTDEDPEYHMQNLVADNVAGDAEEIQTLLQNAIQSLPEKQKLVFMMRYYDDLPYEEISKIVDMSVGTLKTNYHYAKQKIEDYIKENYER comes from the coding sequence ATGAAGATTAAGGACGCGGAGATTATTTCGTTGATGCAGAATCCACGAACACAGGATAAAGGTGTTCGTGCCTTGATGGATGCCTATCAAAGCAGATTGTACTGGCACATACGAAGGATTATTGTGGACGGAGATCTTGCCCAGGATACTTTGCAGGAAACTTTTATTAAAGCTTATCAGAATTTTCATCAGTTTAAAAACGATAGCCAGTTGTATACATGGCTGTATAGAATTGCTACCAATGAAGCATTACAACAAGTTAATAAATTGAAGAAAATGCAGAAAACGGATGAAGATCCGGAGTATCACATGCAAAATCTGGTGGCAGATAATGTGGCAGGAGATGCAGAAGAGATACAAACTTTATTACAGAACGCTATACAAAGCCTGCCCGAAAAACAGAAACTGGTATTTATGATGCGGTATTATGATGATTTACCCTATGAAGAAATATCTAAGATTGTAGATATGTCAGTAGGAACATTGAAAACGAATTATCATTATGCTAAACAGAAAATAGAAGATTATATTAAGGAAAATTACGAAAGATAA